A genomic segment from Corythoichthys intestinalis isolate RoL2023-P3 chromosome 2, ASM3026506v1, whole genome shotgun sequence encodes:
- the nemp1 gene encoding nuclear envelope integral membrane protein 1, translated as MAGCMKQRKHLTGSHSVVLTVLLLCLALTSSQYSGGKPSTIFLGDGEEHKLSGSNQFCYTNSIVPNWRQTWTRIQVRIWSSNVFKVEMVQDEEELQQLERFSLWNWLQNLLREGHNETTINIHLFSNRTCFKIEPSDDDYTVKSIRKFDIYLFLVFLLGVLLFFFADSLSRSQVFFYSAGMGTGILASLIILFFILARLLPKKSPFFIFIIGGWSFSVYAIQLVFRNLNVILREHWSMALGYMAVVGFISFTVCYRYGPVVNEKSINILSWTLQFFSLLLIYLGNQIQQVSLAIIVAAVLAKNLGYPVMLAVVIISKIRQYVECKPPKRRLLTMVEYRKQGEEETLRALEGLRNFCNSPECNAWKAVSRLQSPKRFADFIEGSSHLMANEASMHAQEYGWKDFFDTDDDDDDEVTEESSRCQNQSALAHTPSFSNCDSSLDFEH; from the exons ATGGCGGGATGCATGAAACAACGAAAACACTTGACAGGATCCCATTCAGTCGTTTTAACGGTGCTGCTCTTGTGTTTAGCACTAACATCGTCACAATATTCAG GTGGCAAACCTTCAACAATCTTTCTCGGAGATGGCGAAGAGCACAAACTATCGGGTTCCAATCAGTTCTGCTACACAAACTCCATAGTTCCAAATTGGAGGCAGACCTGGACACGAATTCAG GTCCGAATTTGGAGTTCAAATGTGTTCAAAGTGGAGATGGTTCAAGATGAGGAGGAGCTGCAGCAACTGGAGCGCTTTTCACTGTGGAATTGGTTGCAGAATTTGTTGCGTGAAGGCCACAACGAGACCACCATCAACATCCATCTGTTTAGCAACAGGACGTGTTTCAAGATCGAGCCCAGCGATGACGACTACACGGTCAAGTCGATTCGCA AGTTTGACATCTATCTGTTTTTGGTTTTCCTCCTCGGAGTCTTGCTGTTTTTCTTTGCCGACTCCCTTAGCAG gaGTCAAGTTTTCTTCTATTCAGCTGGCATGGGCACAGGAATCCTCGCCTCCCTCATCATTCTCTTTTTCATACTGGCTCGTCTTTTGCCAAAG aaaagccctttttttatatttatcatCGGCGGCTGGTCCTTCTCTGTGTATGCCATCCAGCTCGTCTTCAGGAACCTCAACGTGATCCTTCGAGAACATTGGTCCATGGCTCTAG gTTATATGGCAGTGGTTGGCTTTATCAGTTTCACCGTGTGCTACCGCTACGGCCCTGTAGTGAATGAGAAGAGCATCAACATCCTGTCTTGGACACTGCAGTTTTTCAGCCTGCTCCTCATTTATCTTGGGAATCAAATTCAGCAAGTTTCCTTGGCCATCATTGTGGCAGCTGTGCTTGCCAAGAATCTAGGTTACCCCGTCATGTTGGCGGTTGTTATAATAAG CAAAATCCGCCAGTACGTGGAATGCAAGCCGCCAAAGCGTCGCCTGTTGACCATGGTGGAGTATCGCAAACAAGGAGAGGAGGAGACTCTGCGCGCGCTGGAAGGCCTGCGAAACTTCTGCAACAGTCCCGAGTGCAACGCGTGGAAAGCTGTCAGCAGGCTTCAGTCTCCCAAGAG GTTTGCCGATTTCATCGAGGGCTCATCGCACTTGATGGCTAACGAGGCGTCAATGCACGCCCAGGAATACGGCTGGAAAGACTTTTTTGACACGGACGATGACGACGACGACGAAGTCACGGAAGAATCGAGCCGTTGCCAAAACCAGAGTGCATTGGCGCACACTCCTTCTTTCAGCAACTGCGACAGCTCGCTGGACTTCGAACACTGA